A single region of the Terriglobia bacterium genome encodes:
- a CDS encoding YebC/PmpR family DNA-binding transcriptional regulator, translating into MSGHSKWATIKHKKGAADAKRGKLFTKLIKEIAVAARIGGGDPDTNPRLRSAVADAKAVNMPADNIKRAIQRGTGELPGVQYEEIVYEGYGPSGVALIMEIATDNRNRTLAELRHILSKHGGNLGETGCVTWIFSKRGYIVVEKSRTQEDALLELITEAGADDMREDGENWEILSPVENFQQVIEALNKAGITPAAAELSMVPQTQVKISGKPADQVLRLMDELDEHEDVQHVYANFDIEDAELQSLAQRSG; encoded by the coding sequence ATGTCGGGCCATTCAAAATGGGCAACCATCAAACATAAGAAAGGCGCAGCAGATGCCAAGAGAGGCAAGCTCTTTACCAAGCTGATCAAGGAAATCGCTGTGGCGGCCCGCATCGGAGGCGGCGACCCCGACACAAATCCGCGTCTGCGGTCCGCAGTCGCTGACGCCAAAGCGGTAAACATGCCCGCCGACAACATCAAACGCGCCATCCAGCGGGGTACGGGCGAACTTCCGGGCGTGCAATACGAAGAGATTGTGTACGAAGGTTATGGGCCGAGCGGCGTCGCCCTGATTATGGAGATTGCCACGGATAATCGTAACCGCACGCTTGCAGAGCTTCGACACATTCTCTCGAAGCACGGCGGGAACCTGGGCGAAACAGGGTGCGTAACGTGGATCTTCAGCAAGCGCGGATACATCGTGGTCGAAAAATCCAGGACGCAGGAAGATGCCTTGCTGGAACTGATTACCGAGGCCGGGGCTGACGACATGAGGGAAGATGGCGAAAACTGGGAGATTCTCAGTCCGGTCGAGAATTTTCAGCAGGTCATCGAGGCACTCAACAAGGCGGGCATTACGCCGGCGGCAGCGGAGCTTTCAATGGTCCCTCAGACCCAGGTGAAAATCTCAGGTAAACCAGCGGACCAGGTGCTGCGGCTGATGGATGAGCTTGACGAGCATGAAGACGTCCAGCACGTCTACGCCAACTTTGATATCGAGGACGCGGAACTGCAATCGCTGGCTCAGCGAAGTGGCTGA
- a CDS encoding M48 family metallopeptidase, with protein MKPLKSKLRRGEIAGLLTVALVVLSPVLLLAVEGLNFRPGFNLFSPAQDVEVGQQASQEADKQLPLVRDAQVTGYVNNLGRRLAKIAPNQSGETKYAWTFNVVNSPEINAFALPGGFIYVNRGAIAAAQNEAQIAGVIAHEEGHVVMRHGTHQASETVLAQAPLSILAGLLGQSSGLASQLAQLGLTFGVNSILLRNSRSAESQADAVGTYILYRAGYDPYAMAQFFGTIQQKYPQQTIQFFSDHPSPGNRIKNVEEEIPRLGPKKDGKTDSPEFEAVKQRLQSMPPAPKPAPQQPAR; from the coding sequence ATGAAACCTCTGAAATCGAAACTGCGACGTGGAGAAATTGCTGGACTGTTGACAGTGGCGCTGGTGGTGCTGTCGCCTGTGCTTTTGCTTGCCGTCGAAGGGCTGAACTTCCGGCCCGGATTCAACCTTTTTTCTCCCGCGCAGGACGTCGAGGTAGGCCAGCAGGCTTCGCAGGAGGCGGACAAGCAGCTTCCGCTGGTCCGGGATGCACAGGTGACCGGTTATGTGAACAACCTCGGAAGGAGGCTTGCAAAGATCGCTCCCAATCAGTCGGGTGAGACAAAATACGCGTGGACTTTCAACGTGGTGAACAGTCCGGAGATCAATGCTTTTGCCCTGCCAGGCGGATTTATTTATGTGAACAGGGGCGCCATTGCAGCCGCGCAGAATGAGGCCCAGATTGCGGGAGTTATTGCCCATGAGGAAGGCCACGTGGTAATGCGTCACGGCACGCACCAGGCGTCTGAAACGGTGCTGGCGCAGGCGCCGCTTTCGATACTGGCAGGGTTGCTTGGCCAGAGCTCGGGCCTCGCAAGCCAGTTGGCGCAATTGGGGTTGACCTTCGGCGTGAATTCAATCCTTCTGCGCAATTCCCGCTCAGCAGAGTCGCAAGCGGACGCGGTGGGAACTTACATACTCTACCGCGCGGGATATGATCCCTACGCCATGGCCCAGTTCTTCGGGACCATTCAACAGAAATACCCGCAGCAGACGATCCAGTTCTTTTCCGATCACCCCAGCCCGGGGAACCGCATCAAGAACGTTGAGGAGGAAATTCCCAGGCTGGGCCCGAAAAAGGATGGGAAGACAGACAGCCCGGAATTTGAAGCCGTGAAGCAGCGGCTCCAAAGCATGCCTCCTGCCCCGAAACCTGCCCCTCAGCAACCGGCGCGCTGA
- the eno gene encoding phosphopyruvate hydratase, producing the protein MAKILRTYAREILDSRGHPTLEVEVALEDGSTGVSMVPAGASTGTHEAVELRDGELDRYGGRGVTKAVRSVEWEIPQVLAGLEASDQRHIDNTLIEFDQTPNKRRLGANAVLGVSMAVARAAAGSARLPLYRYLGGAGANELPVPMVNIMSGGIHGGGNIDFQDFMMVPLRAKTYSAALADVNAVYRAAREVLKERGVYRPGVADEGGYAPALESNESGFSIMVEAIERAGLQPGRDAAIAVDVAASHFYEQGKYHLQVSDEDLSAEDMVERLANCVDHYPILSIEDGLDEDDWDGWKKLTDRLSDRCQLIGDDLFVTHAHRLARGTEEGIANAVLVKINQIGTLTETLEVISLARRNGYQPVISARSGETEDSFIADLAVATGASLIKVGAITRSERLAKYNRLIRIEEDLGPHASYRGAEVFDGFLEAKAG; encoded by the coding sequence ATGGCGAAAATTCTCCGGACCTACGCCCGTGAAATCCTTGATTCACGAGGCCATCCGACGCTGGAAGTTGAAGTGGCGCTGGAAGACGGCTCAACCGGGGTTTCGATGGTCCCGGCCGGAGCGTCAACAGGCACGCATGAGGCGGTGGAGCTTCGTGACGGCGAACTGGACCGCTACGGCGGCAGAGGAGTGACGAAGGCGGTCAGGAGTGTTGAGTGGGAGATTCCCCAGGTGCTTGCCGGATTGGAAGCGTCTGACCAAAGGCATATCGATAACACTCTGATCGAATTCGACCAGACTCCAAACAAGCGGCGGCTTGGCGCCAACGCGGTGTTGGGGGTTTCAATGGCGGTGGCCCGCGCGGCTGCGGGTTCCGCCCGGCTGCCGCTCTACCGGTATCTGGGAGGCGCTGGGGCCAATGAATTGCCGGTCCCCATGGTGAACATCATGAGCGGCGGAATTCACGGCGGCGGAAACATTGACTTCCAGGACTTCATGATGGTTCCGTTGCGGGCCAAGACTTACTCCGCGGCGCTGGCCGACGTGAACGCGGTGTATCGCGCGGCCAGGGAGGTCCTGAAGGAGCGAGGCGTTTACCGCCCAGGCGTGGCCGATGAGGGCGGATATGCGCCGGCCCTGGAAAGCAATGAATCGGGTTTCAGCATCATGGTTGAAGCGATCGAACGCGCAGGGCTCCAGCCAGGCCGTGATGCCGCCATTGCAGTGGACGTGGCGGCAAGCCACTTTTACGAGCAGGGGAAGTACCACTTGCAGGTATCGGACGAAGATCTGAGCGCGGAGGATATGGTCGAACGGCTGGCCAACTGCGTGGACCACTATCCGATCCTTTCCATTGAGGACGGGCTGGATGAAGACGACTGGGACGGCTGGAAGAAATTGACCGACCGCCTGAGCGACCGCTGCCAGTTGATCGGCGACGACCTCTTCGTGACCCATGCGCACCGGCTTGCGCGAGGGACCGAAGAGGGGATCGCCAACGCGGTCCTGGTGAAGATCAATCAGATCGGGACCTTGACCGAGACTCTGGAGGTCATCAGCCTGGCGCGCCGCAACGGCTACCAGCCTGTGATCAGCGCGCGCTCCGGTGAAACCGAGGACAGTTTTATTGCTGATCTGGCGGTGGCGACGGGGGCATCGCTGATCAAGGTGGGGGCCATCACGCGTTCCGAACGGCTGGCCAAATACAACCGACTTATCCGAATCGAGGAGGATCTGGGCCCTCACGCCTCATACCGGGGGGCGGAAGTTTTTGACGGCTTCCTTGAGGCGAAAGCCGGTTAA
- a CDS encoding aminoglycoside phosphotransferase family protein, with protein MPESQLTPESLAAYLAERGMAANPAALSVRELGGGVSNFVSLVEGPGVCWVAKQSLGRLRVKDDWTSQRTRIFREAAAIRSLGPILDGAVPKVVLVDRANFLFVMTAAPEGSVVWKQSLLDGRVSMEVAERAGGMLAAMIKASQQKPAFQQQFADRTVFDELRIDPYYRTTAARRPQAREALEQLIEDSWKIQSSLVHGDYSPKNMLVRGGNIFLIDFEVVHWGDPAFDSGFLLNHLMLKSFHQPQYAERYFRAARKFWQALAAGLQGAQTVDFEAMTLRHLGGLMLARMDGKSPVEYIRDEGVKSRVRRAAVRLLIERPAAFEAALELLAQYVKQT; from the coding sequence ATGCCGGAATCTCAACTGACACCGGAAAGCCTTGCCGCCTATCTTGCGGAGCGCGGCATGGCCGCTAATCCGGCTGCGCTCTCGGTCCGGGAACTTGGCGGCGGTGTTTCAAACTTTGTTTCGCTCGTCGAGGGGCCAGGCGTCTGCTGGGTGGCCAAGCAATCGCTCGGCAGGCTCCGTGTGAAGGACGACTGGACTTCACAGCGCACCAGGATATTCCGCGAGGCGGCAGCCATCCGGTCGCTTGGCCCCATTCTGGACGGCGCAGTGCCCAAGGTGGTCCTGGTGGATCGCGCAAACTTTCTGTTCGTGATGACCGCCGCGCCGGAGGGTTCGGTGGTCTGGAAGCAATCTCTGCTGGATGGACGCGTTAGCATGGAAGTGGCCGAGCGAGCGGGCGGGATGCTGGCCGCCATGATCAAGGCCAGCCAGCAGAAGCCGGCATTCCAGCAACAATTCGCCGATCGGACGGTGTTTGACGAGCTTAGAATCGATCCTTATTACCGCACCACGGCAGCGCGGCGCCCGCAGGCTCGTGAGGCCCTGGAACAGCTCATCGAGGATTCGTGGAAGATCCAGAGTTCGCTTGTTCACGGCGACTACAGCCCGAAGAACATGCTGGTACGCGGCGGCAACATTTTCCTGATCGATTTTGAGGTGGTTCACTGGGGCGACCCGGCTTTCGATTCCGGGTTTCTGCTGAATCACCTGATGCTGAAGTCGTTTCATCAGCCGCAATACGCGGAGCGCTATTTCCGGGCGGCGCGCAAGTTCTGGCAGGCGCTGGCGGCTGGACTCCAGGGCGCACAGACGGTGGATTTTGAGGCCATGACCCTGCGGCACCTCGGCGGGCTCATGCTGGCCCGGATGGATGGCAAGTCGCCGGTGGAATACATCCGTGACGAGGGCGTCAAGTCCCGGGTCCGGCGCGCGGCCGTCCGCCTGCTCATCGAGCGGCCAGCGGCATTCGAGGCGGCGCTCGAGTTGCTGGCGCAATACGTAAAGCAAACATAA
- a CDS encoding molybdopterin-dependent oxidoreductase gives MERRTLIIGAVAGGIGLVEYAFTSRWMNGMRDPAALSVKAYERFGAQAALMAITPNDEFYLTSKGAAPAVDRDNWQLKFDGLVERPFTLNFQDLLKLPRIEKVYTLECISDTVGGTAIGNAKWTGTPLKPLLQRAAPAGDATHAALHAADGFSTGHTLERLWNEENFIAWQMNGADLAPIHGYPVRLFIPGKYGMKQPKWVTRIELLKKPHLGYWESRGWSDDCERWAHARFTDLKDGARISGRNFEFAGYAVGNLNGIRSVEISFDDGKTWRPAAIFSNPSPIVWTFWQYTWVNPMPGNYRVRARAIDGKGRVQGPQPTSTFPDGATGQQVLTVTVA, from the coding sequence ATGGAACGGCGAACTCTGATTATCGGAGCGGTTGCGGGCGGCATCGGCCTGGTGGAATATGCCTTCACCTCGCGCTGGATGAACGGCATGCGTGATCCCGCCGCGCTCTCCGTAAAGGCCTACGAACGCTTTGGCGCTCAGGCCGCTTTGATGGCCATTACGCCCAATGACGAGTTTTACCTGACTTCCAAAGGCGCGGCGCCCGCCGTGGACCGCGACAACTGGCAGCTCAAGTTTGACGGACTCGTCGAGCGTCCCTTCACTCTCAACTTCCAGGACCTGCTGAAGCTGCCGAGAATCGAGAAGGTTTACACGCTTGAGTGCATCTCGGATACCGTGGGCGGCACGGCCATCGGCAATGCCAAATGGACCGGCACGCCGCTGAAGCCCCTCCTCCAGCGGGCGGCCCCTGCGGGCGACGCCACCCATGCGGCCCTCCATGCCGCCGACGGGTTCTCCACCGGCCACACCCTCGAACGCCTCTGGAATGAAGAAAACTTCATCGCCTGGCAGATGAATGGCGCAGACCTCGCGCCCATTCACGGCTATCCGGTCAGGCTCTTTATCCCCGGCAAATACGGCATGAAGCAACCCAAGTGGGTAACGCGCATCGAGTTGTTGAAGAAGCCCCACCTGGGTTACTGGGAAAGCCGCGGCTGGTCTGACGACTGCGAGCGCTGGGCGCACGCGCGATTCACTGATCTGAAAGACGGCGCCAGAATCTCCGGGCGCAACTTCGAGTTTGCCGGCTACGCCGTGGGCAACCTGAACGGCATCCGGTCGGTTGAAATCAGCTTCGACGACGGCAAAACCTGGCGACCGGCAGCCATCTTCAGCAACCCTTCGCCCATTGTGTGGACCTTCTGGCAGTACACGTGGGTGAACCCCATGCCCGGCAATTACCGCGTTCGGGCTCGCGCCATCGACGGCAAAGGCCGCGTCCAGGGGCCGCAGCCGACTTCCACCTTCCCAGACGGCGCCACGGGCCAGCAGGTTTTGACCGTCACCGTCGCCTGA
- a CDS encoding YHS domain-containing protein has product MKVIDPVCKMTIESGKAAATSQYKGQTIYFCASGCKAKFDKEPEKYLGK; this is encoded by the coding sequence ATGAAAGTCATTGACCCGGTTTGCAAGATGACGATCGAGTCTGGGAAGGCGGCGGCCACCAGCCAGTACAAGGGCCAGACCATTTACTTCTGCGCGTCCGGCTGCAAGGCAAAGTTTGACAAAGAGCCTGAGAAATACCTGGGCAAATAG